In the Muricauda sp. MAR_2010_75 genome, one interval contains:
- a CDS encoding RND family transporter, whose translation MVAKLTKGFWPKVARIILRNRILILFAIAGFTVFLALQWKNMQFSNTEANILPDDHPATIEYNAFTKVFGEEGNAIVIAVRDSALFTPTNFNRWNKLSKQLEAFPEIDFVVSTDNLRVLVKDNEEQAFVMEPFIKSPPKTKKEVDSLKNHLFNELPFYDNLVYNPKSGTVQTIAYLDKDIMNTEVRNQFILNDLADLMKGFEEETQLDVHVSGMPYIRTWNTKSIVDEIGIFIVAALLVTSLIFFFFFRSFRATLISMCVVIIGVMWAFGFLGLLQYEITILTALIPPLIIVIGIPNCIFLINKYQQEVKKHGNQALSLQRVISKIGNATLMTNITTASGFATFIILDSDLLKEFGIVASINIVGIFILSLLIIPIIYSFMPLPKTKHLKHLNKKWIDFFVNRMETIVRNHRIAVYLVTVGVLVLSIIGIYQIKITGSRIEDLPKDTHFFKDIRFFEQEFDGIMPMEIVVDTERKNGVIKPATLKRMDQLGTVIDEIPELSRPLSVVDLIKYSKQAFYNGIPKYYQLPTSQENTFIMNVAQKSSNDGDLLKSFVDSTGQTARLTTYMRDVKIDRMEEIEEDVQQAINKFFPSERFKVFMTGKALLFLKGTKYLVKNLLLSLALAIGLISLFMAYLFRSFRMVIISLVPNLLPLVITAGVMGYLGVPIKPSTILVFSIAFGISVDDTIHFLAKYRQELAAHKWHIKRSVYAALRETGVSMFYTSIVLFFGFSVFIISSFGGTKALGGLVSATLLFAMLSNLILLPSLLLSLERSIANKQVLKKPQIDILPQEEDNIKDK comes from the coding sequence ATGGTAGCAAAGCTCACTAAAGGATTTTGGCCAAAGGTCGCACGTATTATTCTTCGCAATAGAATTTTAATTCTTTTTGCCATTGCCGGGTTCACCGTTTTTCTGGCCCTTCAGTGGAAAAACATGCAATTTTCCAATACCGAGGCCAACATTCTTCCTGATGACCACCCAGCCACCATCGAATACAATGCCTTTACCAAGGTTTTTGGCGAAGAAGGTAATGCCATTGTGATCGCTGTTCGGGATTCTGCCTTGTTTACCCCTACAAACTTCAACCGCTGGAACAAACTCAGCAAACAATTGGAAGCCTTTCCTGAAATTGATTTTGTGGTGTCCACGGACAACCTCAGGGTTTTGGTCAAGGACAATGAGGAGCAAGCTTTTGTTATGGAGCCCTTCATCAAAAGTCCTCCAAAGACCAAAAAAGAGGTGGATTCACTCAAAAACCATCTTTTCAACGAACTTCCATTTTATGACAATCTTGTCTACAATCCAAAAAGTGGTACCGTTCAGACCATTGCATATCTGGATAAAGATATTATGAACACCGAGGTGAGGAATCAGTTTATCCTGAACGACCTCGCCGATCTGATGAAAGGTTTTGAAGAAGAAACCCAGTTGGATGTCCACGTCTCTGGAATGCCCTACATCCGAACCTGGAACACCAAATCCATTGTGGATGAAATTGGAATTTTCATTGTCGCCGCTCTATTGGTCACTTCCTTGATATTCTTCTTTTTCTTTAGAAGTTTTAGGGCCACTTTAATCTCAATGTGTGTTGTGATCATTGGGGTGATGTGGGCTTTTGGTTTCTTGGGACTTTTGCAATATGAGATCACCATTCTAACCGCTTTGATTCCACCTTTGATCATTGTTATTGGAATTCCAAACTGCATATTTCTCATTAACAAGTACCAACAGGAAGTCAAAAAACACGGGAACCAAGCACTTTCCCTGCAACGGGTCATTTCCAAAATTGGGAATGCCACCTTAATGACCAATATTACCACAGCCTCCGGATTTGCAACGTTTATTATTTTGGACAGTGACCTGCTCAAGGAATTTGGTATTGTGGCCTCCATCAACATTGTGGGGATTTTTATCCTTTCCCTATTGATCATACCGATCATTTACAGTTTCATGCCACTTCCCAAAACGAAACACTTGAAGCATCTCAACAAAAAGTGGATCGACTTCTTTGTGAATCGAATGGAGACCATTGTCCGAAACCATAGAATAGCGGTCTATTTGGTTACGGTGGGTGTTCTGGTATTGAGCATTATTGGCATTTATCAAATAAAAATTACCGGGAGCCGGATTGAAGACCTCCCCAAAGACACGCATTTTTTTAAGGACATCCGTTTTTTTGAACAAGAATTTGACGGTATAATGCCCATGGAAATTGTGGTGGATACCGAACGAAAAAATGGGGTCATTAAACCCGCTACCCTAAAGCGCATGGATCAGTTGGGAACGGTTATCGATGAAATCCCAGAGCTTTCCAGACCTTTATCGGTTGTGGATCTGATTAAATATTCCAAGCAGGCTTTCTACAACGGCATCCCAAAATACTATCAATTGCCCACATCCCAAGAAAACACATTTATTATGAATGTGGCGCAAAAATCATCCAACGATGGTGACCTTCTAAAAAGTTTTGTGGACAGTACGGGACAAACTGCTCGCCTGACCACCTACATGCGTGATGTAAAAATAGACCGCATGGAGGAAATTGAAGAGGATGTGCAGCAGGCTATCAACAAATTTTTCCCTTCGGAGCGGTTCAAGGTTTTTATGACCGGAAAGGCTCTCCTCTTTTTAAAGGGCACCAAGTATTTGGTCAAAAATTTATTGCTCTCTTTGGCTTTGGCCATTGGGTTGATTTCCCTTTTTATGGCCTATTTGTTCCGTTCGTTCCGGATGGTCATCATATCATTGGTTCCCAACCTTCTCCCATTGGTAATCACAGCGGGGGTAATGGGATATTTGGGTGTGCCCATAAAGCCATCCACCATTTTGGTCTTTAGCATTGCATTCGGTATTTCGGTGGACGACACCATTCACTTTTTGGCCAAATACCGACAAGAATTGGCCGCCCATAAATGGCATATCAAAAGATCGGTTTATGCCGCGTTGCGTGAAACCGGGGTGAGTATGTTCTATACCTCCATTGTGCTTTTCTTTGGATTCTCGGTCTTTATCATCTCCAGTTTTGGAGGCACCAAAGCTTTGGGGGGATTGGTTTCTGCCACATTGCTTTTTGCCATGCTATCCAATTTAATTCTATTACCTTCCTTACTCCTTTCCTTGGAAAGAAGTATTGCCAACAAACAAGTCCTCAAAAAACCGCAAATCGATATTTTACCACAGGAAGAGGACAATATCAAGGACAAATAA
- the frr gene encoding ribosome recycling factor translates to MDEEVKFILDTTKESMDGSISHLEKALIKIRAGKASPMMLSTVMVEYYGSQTPLSQVSNINTPDARTISVQPWEKSLLGEIETAIMNANLGFNPMNNGEMVIINVPPLTEERRIQLVKQAKAEAEDAKVSVRSARQEANKELKALDISEDLLNNAEVDVQELTDTYSKKIDAILANKEAEIMKV, encoded by the coding sequence ATGGACGAAGAGGTTAAATTTATTCTGGACACCACCAAAGAAAGCATGGATGGAAGCATTTCCCACTTGGAAAAAGCCTTGATAAAAATCCGTGCTGGAAAAGCAAGTCCTATGATGCTCTCAACGGTAATGGTGGAGTACTATGGCTCTCAAACCCCACTATCACAAGTATCCAACATCAATACCCCAGACGCAAGGACCATCTCAGTGCAACCTTGGGAAAAAAGTCTTCTGGGAGAAATTGAAACCGCCATCATGAACGCCAATTTGGGCTTCAACCCAATGAACAATGGTGAAATGGTCATTATTAACGTACCTCCATTGACCGAGGAGCGAAGAATACAATTGGTCAAACAAGCCAAGGCAGAGGCCGAAGATGCCAAAGTAAGTGTTCGAAGCGCAAGACAGGAAGCCAATAAAGAACTTAAAGCATTGGATATTTCTGAAGATCTTTTGAACAATGCCGAAGTAGATGTGCAGGAACTCACCGATACGTACAGCAAAAAAATTGATGCTATTTTGGCCAACAAGGAGGCTGAAATCATGAAGGTATAA
- the pyrH gene encoding UMP kinase: MQYKRILLKLSGEALMGEKQYGIDAKRLAEYAEDIKAVVEKGIEVAIVIGGGNIFRGLAGTSQGMDRVQGDHMGMLATVINGLALQSALEHQGVETRLQSAIKINEVAEPFIRRRAVRHLEKGRVVIFGGGTGNPYFTTDSAAVLRAIEIGADVILKGTRVDGIYTSDPEKDKNATKFDSLSFKEVLSKGLKVMDTTAFTLSQENELPIVVFDMNTRGNLMKIVSGENIGTVVNI; this comes from the coding sequence ATGCAATACAAAAGAATTCTGTTAAAACTTAGTGGTGAAGCGCTCATGGGCGAAAAACAATACGGTATAGACGCCAAACGGTTGGCGGAATATGCAGAAGACATTAAAGCCGTGGTGGAGAAGGGTATTGAGGTGGCCATTGTTATTGGTGGTGGAAATATTTTCAGGGGCCTTGCCGGAACCAGCCAAGGGATGGATCGGGTACAGGGCGACCACATGGGCATGTTGGCCACCGTAATCAATGGTTTGGCACTTCAAAGTGCTTTGGAACATCAAGGGGTTGAGACACGTTTGCAGTCTGCCATCAAAATCAATGAAGTGGCCGAACCTTTTATAAGAAGAAGGGCAGTGCGTCACTTGGAAAAAGGAAGGGTTGTGATTTTTGGTGGAGGTACTGGTAATCCTTATTTTACTACTGACTCTGCTGCGGTGTTGCGGGCCATTGAAATTGGAGCGGATGTTATCCTAAAAGGCACCCGGGTCGATGGAATTTATACCTCCGATCCAGAAAAGGATAAAAACGCAACCAAGTTTGATTCGCTTTCTTTTAAGGAAGTGCTTTCAAAAGGACTTAAGGTTATGGATACCACAGCATTCACACTAAGTCAGGAAAATGAGCTGCCCATTGTTGTTTTTGATATGAACACTCGGGGCAACCTTATGAAAATAGTTTCCGGTGAAAATATCGGAACCGTTGTCAATATTTAG
- a CDS encoding RNA polymerase sigma factor: MQNLTDNTLMMQVSDGDLDKLGLLYERHKKRLFGFFYNLGNNPSVSEDLVQNVFVRMLKYRKSYTGEGSFAAWMFRMARNVNYDHHKKVGKERVAQGVSPEDANMGSEDDLNEALEQQGNAFLVKKALSLLPTDKKEILLLSKYRELKFHEIGEILGCTEGAAKVRVHRALKDLRSIFLQLETR, encoded by the coding sequence TTGCAAAACCTGACCGATAACACCTTAATGATGCAAGTAAGCGATGGGGACTTGGACAAGTTGGGCTTGCTCTATGAACGGCATAAGAAAAGGCTATTCGGATTTTTCTACAATCTGGGCAACAATCCATCGGTCAGTGAGGATTTGGTACAAAACGTTTTTGTCCGCATGCTCAAATACCGAAAATCCTATACCGGTGAAGGCTCTTTTGCTGCCTGGATGTTCCGTATGGCCAGAAACGTGAATTATGATCATCACAAAAAAGTGGGCAAGGAAAGAGTGGCCCAAGGGGTTTCTCCGGAAGACGCCAATATGGGTTCTGAAGATGACCTTAATGAAGCCTTGGAGCAGCAGGGCAATGCATTTTTGGTGAAAAAGGCACTCAGTCTTTTGCCCACTGACAAAAAGGAAATATTGCTGTTGAGCAAATATCGGGAATTGAAGTTCCATGAAATAGGGGAGATTTTGGGTTGCACGGAAGGAGCGGCCAAGGTAAGGGTACACAGGGCCCTAAAAGATTTAAGAAGCATTTTTTTACAATTGGAAACAAGATGA
- a CDS encoding HEAT repeat domain-containing protein: MMDQEKFEIRAMDFMSGTMSREEAKSFEQFLAGNPEYNEQYKALLAIWEMMGNLEAPEISPQMDETFFTMLSNEMEKGRRKEVKRPFWDGILTVFRPQLVYGTLLLVLGLGVGYYLSSPHQPKTVETTVSKNETEEVRQKLVLTLLEQPSANQRLQGVGEANKFENADEIVIQALLQTLNNDSNVNVRLAAIESLTNYIDNPVVRQGLVQSIPNQESPILQITLANLMVALQEKASIEPFKQLLKKKELDTTVKKQIESSIESII, translated from the coding sequence ATGATGGACCAAGAAAAGTTTGAAATACGGGCAATGGATTTTATGAGCGGGACCATGTCTCGTGAGGAGGCCAAGAGCTTTGAACAGTTTCTTGCCGGGAACCCGGAATATAACGAGCAATACAAAGCCTTGTTGGCCATCTGGGAAATGATGGGAAATCTTGAGGCTCCGGAAATTTCACCCCAAATGGATGAGACTTTCTTCACCATGCTTTCCAATGAAATGGAAAAGGGAAGGAGGAAAGAAGTCAAAAGGCCTTTTTGGGATGGTATTTTAACGGTGTTCAGGCCACAATTGGTCTATGGAACTCTTCTGTTGGTCCTAGGTTTGGGTGTTGGATACTATTTGAGTTCCCCACATCAACCTAAGACCGTTGAAACCACGGTTTCCAAGAATGAAACGGAAGAGGTGCGCCAAAAATTGGTGTTGACGCTCTTGGAACAACCATCTGCAAATCAACGGCTGCAAGGCGTGGGTGAAGCCAACAAATTTGAGAATGCTGATGAAATTGTAATCCAGGCACTTTTGCAGACCTTAAACAATGATTCCAACGTAAATGTGCGGTTGGCCGCCATTGAATCCTTGACCAATTATATAGACAATCCTGTGGTGCGCCAAGGGTTGGTACAATCCATTCCAAACCAGGAGTCGCCCATTTTGCAGATAACCTTGGCCAACCTCATGGTGGCCTTGCAAGAAAAAGCGTCCATAGAACCCTTCAAGCAGTTGCTGAAGAAAAAAGAATTGGACACAACCGTTAAGAAACAAATTGAGAGTAGTATAGAATCAATCATATAG
- a CDS encoding DUF4097 family beta strand repeat-containing protein, which yields MKQLVMMACLCLWAWSPSVKAQQKEFKETITKELPLSNSTNNTVVVKNVFGSVNVEGYQGNKVILEVERKITANNSEDLELGKKELQLKIIQEDNRIIFHPDAPYINFKVDGLQYNWCNNNQNVPYEHTLTFNLKVPNTVQIHVSTVNNGVIDVKNIQSKSIVAENINGGITLNNISGKTWVSCINGPVDISYAENPKEESVYHTINGDITIAYQQALSANISFKSMNGEMYTDFDINKRFTKTTKNKGDESRPKYKFEARPVVQIGSGQVDFNIETLNGDVFIKKI from the coding sequence ATGAAACAGTTAGTTATGATGGCGTGTCTGTGCCTGTGGGCATGGTCGCCAAGTGTAAAAGCACAACAAAAGGAATTTAAAGAGACCATTACAAAGGAACTTCCACTCAGCAACAGTACCAATAATACGGTGGTGGTGAAGAATGTATTCGGGTCGGTAAATGTTGAGGGGTACCAAGGCAACAAGGTCATTTTGGAAGTGGAACGGAAAATCACTGCAAACAATTCGGAGGACTTGGAATTGGGCAAAAAGGAGCTGCAGTTGAAAATCATCCAAGAGGACAATAGGATTATATTTCATCCAGATGCGCCTTATATCAATTTTAAAGTTGATGGACTTCAATACAATTGGTGCAATAACAATCAGAATGTTCCCTATGAGCATACGCTGACCTTCAACTTGAAGGTTCCCAATACCGTACAGATTCATGTGAGCACGGTCAACAACGGTGTCATTGATGTAAAAAATATCCAAAGCAAATCCATTGTGGCCGAAAATATCAATGGAGGCATCACTCTCAACAATATTTCTGGAAAGACCTGGGTGAGCTGTATCAATGGTCCTGTGGATATTTCCTATGCGGAAAACCCTAAGGAGGAATCCGTGTATCATACCATAAATGGAGATATTACCATAGCGTATCAGCAAGCACTTTCGGCCAATATATCATTTAAAAGTATGAATGGGGAAATGTATACCGATTTTGATATTAACAAACGGTTTACTAAAACCACAAAGAATAAAGGTGATGAAAGTAGGCCAAAATATAAGTTCGAAGCAAGACCAGTTGTGCAAATAGGAAGCGGACAGGTGGACTTCAACATTGAAACCTTGAATGGGGATGTATTCATTAAAAAAATATAA
- a CDS encoding DUF4097 family beta strand repeat-containing protein encodes MRTIRTMVMVMLLMVANLAIGQQKEIDLFTVPLSNPGKAGKLELDQISGSISVTGYEGKEVIVKVLVMDGDNSSTTKNGMKRIGGSGLNISAEESNNVVEIDNEVWNRKTDFEIKVPYNFSLKLSTVNNGSIKVSGVTGDLEISNVNGSITLDNVEGAVSADTTNGVVKVDFKTIDNSANMVFSSFNGNVEVIFPKTLKANIKAKSDMGDVYTDFDMVLIESKPEVDKRQGSGSYKVTMEQWVRGKINGGGPELLFKTFNGDILIKAK; translated from the coding sequence ATGAGAACAATAAGAACAATGGTTATGGTAATGTTGCTAATGGTAGCAAACCTCGCAATAGGACAACAAAAAGAGATCGACTTGTTCACGGTGCCTTTGAGCAACCCTGGCAAGGCCGGGAAATTAGAACTCGATCAAATCAGTGGTTCCATCTCGGTAACTGGGTATGAAGGCAAGGAAGTTATTGTAAAAGTTTTGGTGATGGATGGTGATAATTCCTCCACAACCAAAAATGGAATGAAGCGCATTGGTGGCTCAGGATTGAACATTAGTGCTGAGGAGAGCAATAATGTGGTGGAGATAGACAATGAAGTGTGGAATCGAAAAACGGATTTTGAAATTAAAGTGCCCTACAACTTTTCATTAAAGTTAAGCACAGTGAACAATGGGAGCATTAAGGTCAGCGGAGTAACCGGAGATTTGGAAATCAGCAATGTAAATGGAAGCATCACGCTTGATAATGTAGAAGGAGCGGTTTCCGCAGATACCACCAATGGGGTTGTTAAGGTCGATTTTAAAACCATTGACAATTCTGCCAATATGGTCTTCAGTAGTTTTAATGGGAATGTGGAAGTGATTTTCCCAAAAACACTAAAGGCCAATATCAAGGCAAAATCTGATATGGGCGATGTGTACACGGATTTTGATATGGTCCTTATTGAAAGCAAACCGGAAGTAGACAAAAGACAAGGCTCAGGGAGTTATAAAGTAACCATGGAACAATGGGTTAGGGGCAAGATCAATGGTGGTGGTCCTGAATTGTTGTTTAAAACCTTCAATGGCGATATTTTGATAAAAGCAAAATAA
- the tsf gene encoding translation elongation factor Ts, whose protein sequence is MVKITAAEVNKLRQTTGAGMMDCKKALVEAEGDFDKAIEILRKKGQKVAANRADRDSSEGAAIAKVNDDATQGVIISLNCETDFVAKNESFVKLANDLADLALGFDSKDDFLAASFNGMTVAEKLTEQTGVIGEKIEIGSFEKLSAPFVGSYIHAGNKIATLVGLSANVDGAAEAAKDVAMQAAAMNPVALNEEGVDQSVIDKEIEIAKDQLRQEGKPEEMLDNIAKGKLKRFFKDNTLVNQDFIKDSKQSVAQYVKSVNADLAVTGFSRVALG, encoded by the coding sequence ATGGTAAAGATTACCGCCGCTGAGGTAAATAAATTAAGACAGACCACCGGAGCTGGAATGATGGATTGTAAAAAAGCTTTGGTTGAAGCTGAAGGTGATTTTGACAAAGCAATTGAGATCCTAAGAAAGAAAGGCCAGAAAGTTGCAGCCAATAGAGCCGATAGAGATTCTTCTGAAGGTGCTGCTATTGCAAAAGTAAATGACGATGCCACTCAAGGTGTTATCATCTCATTGAACTGTGAGACCGACTTTGTGGCCAAGAACGAAAGCTTTGTGAAATTGGCCAACGATTTGGCTGATTTGGCGTTGGGCTTTGACAGTAAAGATGATTTTCTTGCCGCTTCTTTCAATGGCATGACAGTAGCTGAAAAATTGACTGAGCAAACCGGTGTTATCGGCGAAAAAATCGAAATTGGCAGCTTTGAGAAGTTGAGCGCTCCCTTTGTTGGATCGTATATCCACGCAGGCAACAAAATTGCCACTTTAGTTGGATTGTCAGCCAATGTTGATGGTGCTGCTGAAGCTGCAAAAGATGTTGCAATGCAAGCTGCCGCCATGAATCCTGTTGCCCTTAACGAAGAAGGCGTTGATCAATCTGTTATTGATAAGGAGATTGAGATTGCAAAAGACCAATTGCGTCAAGAAGGTAAACCAGAGGAAATGTTGGACAACATTGCCAAAGGTAAGTTGAAGCGTTTCTTCAAGGACAATACTTTGGTAAATCAAGATTTCATCAAAGACAGCAAGCAGAGTGTTGCGCAATACGTAAAATCAGTAAACGCTGATTTGGCTGTTACCGGTTTTTCAAGGGTAGCTTTAGGATAA
- the rpsB gene encoding 30S ribosomal protein S2 gives MASKIEVKDLLEAGVHFGHLTRKWNPNMAPYIYMERNGIHVINLYKTVAKLDEANEALKKIAASGRKILFVATKKQAKDIVADKVSKVNMPYITERWPGGMLTNFVTIRKAVKKMAAIDRMKKDGTFNTLSKKERLQVDRLRAKLDKNLGSIADMTRLPGAIFIVDTMREHIAVKEAQKLNIPIFAMVDTNSDPRPIDFVIPANDDAGKSIEAIMEEVTKAVAEGLAERKNDKQNDKEDEEEEVVAKTVVADDDDEDVVEKKAPKKAKPAPKKEEKPAAKNEEKAVEKKAEKTEKPAEPAKKEEPAKADDLTKVEGIGPKAAEAIVNSGIGTYAELAKADPEKIKEILTEASSNLAHLDPTSWPKQAKMAADGKWDELKEWQDNAKGGVEA, from the coding sequence ATGGCAAGTAAAATTGAAGTAAAAGACTTATTGGAAGCAGGTGTGCATTTTGGACACCTAACACGAAAGTGGAACCCCAACATGGCTCCCTACATCTACATGGAGCGTAACGGTATCCACGTTATCAACCTTTACAAAACGGTAGCAAAGCTTGATGAGGCCAATGAGGCCCTTAAAAAAATTGCTGCTTCTGGACGAAAAATTCTTTTCGTAGCCACAAAAAAACAAGCTAAAGACATTGTTGCAGACAAAGTTTCTAAAGTGAACATGCCGTACATCACTGAAAGATGGCCCGGTGGTATGTTGACCAACTTCGTCACTATCCGTAAAGCGGTTAAGAAAATGGCTGCTATTGACCGTATGAAAAAAGACGGTACGTTCAATACGCTTTCCAAAAAGGAGCGTTTGCAAGTTGACCGTCTTCGTGCAAAATTGGACAAAAACTTGGGCTCTATCGCTGATATGACCCGTTTGCCCGGTGCTATATTTATTGTGGATACCATGCGTGAGCACATCGCCGTAAAAGAGGCCCAAAAATTGAACATTCCAATTTTTGCCATGGTCGATACCAACTCAGATCCAAGACCCATCGATTTTGTGATTCCTGCCAATGATGATGCTGGTAAATCCATCGAAGCCATCATGGAAGAAGTGACCAAAGCCGTTGCGGAAGGTTTGGCCGAGCGTAAAAACGACAAGCAGAACGATAAGGAAGACGAAGAGGAAGAAGTTGTAGCAAAAACTGTGGTTGCTGATGACGATGATGAAGATGTAGTTGAGAAAAAAGCACCAAAGAAAGCAAAGCCAGCTCCTAAGAAAGAGGAAAAACCGGCTGCTAAAAATGAAGAAAAAGCCGTAGAAAAGAAAGCGGAGAAGACAGAAAAACCTGCTGAACCTGCTAAAAAAGAGGAGCCTGCGAAAGCAGATGACTTGACCAAAGTTGAAGGCATTGGACCTAAAGCAGCAGAAGCTATTGTGAACAGTGGCATTGGAACTTATGCCGAATTGGCAAAAGCGGACCCTGAGAAAATCAAGGAAATCTTGACCGAGGCCAGCTCAAACTTGGCCCATTTAGATCCAACTTCTTGGCCAAAACAGGCCAAAATGGCCGCTGATGGCAAGTGGGATGAACTAAAAGAATGGCAAGACAACGCCAAAGGCGGAGTTGAAGCCTAA
- the rpsI gene encoding 30S ribosomal protein S9 — MEVVHKIGRRKTAVARVYVSEGKGNITINKRNLNEYFTTGTLQYKVKQAFTLTDTEDAYDVKVNVYGGGITGQAEAIRLALSRAMCEIDAENRAVLKPEGLLTRDPRMVERKKFGQKKARKKFQFSKR, encoded by the coding sequence ATGGAAGTGGTTCATAAGATAGGTAGAAGAAAAACTGCCGTGGCAAGAGTTTATGTTTCTGAAGGAAAAGGAAACATTACCATCAACAAAAGAAACTTAAACGAGTACTTTACCACAGGCACACTACAATATAAGGTAAAACAAGCCTTCACCTTGACTGATACTGAAGATGCTTACGACGTAAAAGTAAATGTTTACGGAGGTGGAATCACAGGTCAGGCAGAAGCTATTCGATTGGCATTGTCCAGGGCAATGTGCGAAATCGATGCTGAGAACAGAGCCGTTCTTAAACCAGAAGGTCTATTGACCAGAGATCCAAGAATGGTGGAACGAAAGAAATTCGGACAGAAGAAAGCCCGTAAGAAATTCCAGTTCTCCAAACGTTAA
- the rplM gene encoding 50S ribosomal protein L13, translating into MDTLSYKTISANKATVDKQWLLVDAEGQTLGRLASKVAKLLRGKYKTNFTPHVDCGDNVVVINAEKINLSGNKWDDKEYIRYTGYPGGQRSATAKEVLAKHPERIIENSIKGMLPKNKLGADLFRNLKVYAGAEHGQEAQKPKAINLNDYK; encoded by the coding sequence GTGGACACATTAAGTTATAAGACTATTTCCGCCAATAAAGCTACCGTTGACAAGCAATGGTTATTGGTTGATGCTGAAGGACAGACCTTGGGAAGATTGGCGTCAAAAGTAGCCAAGTTGCTTAGGGGAAAATACAAGACCAATTTTACTCCCCATGTAGATTGTGGTGACAATGTTGTGGTCATCAATGCCGAAAAAATAAATCTATCCGGCAATAAATGGGATGATAAAGAATACATTCGCTATACAGGTTATCCTGGTGGTCAGCGTTCCGCTACCGCCAAGGAAGTTTTGGCCAAACACCCAGAGCGTATCATTGAAAACTCTATAAAAGGTATGTTGCCCAAGAACAAATTGGGAGCCGATCTTTTTAGAAACTTAAAGGTATATGCCGGTGCAGAACACGGTCAAGAAGCACAAAAACCAAAAGCAATCAACTTAAACGACTACAAATAA